A single genomic interval of Candidatus Nitrosocosmicus arcticus harbors:
- a CDS encoding hydroxymethylglutaryl-CoA reductase, degradative: MTHEERLRYIKLKTSLDDNEIDLFRNTSIFKFNNIDGMIENAIGIFPLPIGIANNFVINNKEYLIPMAIEEPSVIAAASNAAKIASKGGGFMAYADDSIMIGQIQLIPNSSYDQTEVQDLIELISDNKIEIISLANTKSKFAKCLDIKIKQVNDESINKLGLMIIIEIRVDTKDAMGANVVNTMCEAIAPELESLTGCNVILKILSNYATQRLVRCRAIFPTELIGGEEILKRILFAYSLAFTDVYRAVTHNKGIMNGIDSVAIATGQDFRAIEAGCHAYACRDGQYRSLTKWYQDFNGDLVGEIEVPMAVGIIGGITNTHPIVKACLKLMNISNSQELATIMAASGLAQNFSAIRALSNEGIQKGHMKLHSKNIAIIAGATNDKIEMVSRKMVEERTVSVSRAKEILESLKEK, from the coding sequence ATGACTCATGAAGAAAGACTTCGATATATCAAGTTAAAAACAAGCTTGGATGATAACGAAATTGATTTATTTAGAAATACATCAATATTTAAATTTAATAATATCGATGGGATGATAGAAAACGCTATTGGAATTTTTCCACTCCCTATCGGAATAGCAAATAACTTTGTCATCAACAATAAGGAGTATTTAATTCCGATGGCAATAGAAGAGCCATCTGTAATAGCTGCTGCAAGCAACGCCGCAAAGATAGCAAGTAAAGGCGGAGGCTTTATGGCTTACGCAGATGATTCTATCATGATAGGGCAAATTCAATTAATCCCAAATAGCTCATACGATCAAACAGAAGTTCAAGATCTAATTGAGTTGATATCAGATAATAAGATTGAAATAATATCTCTAGCAAATACTAAAAGCAAATTCGCGAAATGTTTAGACATTAAAATTAAACAAGTCAATGATGAAAGCATAAACAAACTCGGACTGATGATAATAATAGAAATCCGGGTAGATACCAAAGATGCAATGGGTGCAAATGTTGTTAATACGATGTGTGAAGCTATTGCACCCGAATTAGAATCACTAACAGGCTGTAATGTAATACTAAAAATTTTATCTAATTATGCAACGCAACGCCTGGTAAGGTGCAGAGCTATATTTCCAACAGAATTAATCGGTGGTGAAGAAATTCTTAAAAGGATTTTATTTGCTTATTCACTGGCGTTCACTGATGTGTATAGAGCTGTTACTCATAATAAAGGAATTATGAATGGGATTGATAGCGTAGCAATAGCTACTGGTCAAGATTTTAGAGCTATTGAGGCAGGATGTCATGCATATGCGTGCAGAGATGGACAATACAGATCTTTGACTAAATGGTATCAAGATTTTAATGGAGACCTTGTGGGAGAAATAGAAGTTCCAATGGCAGTGGGAATAATTGGTGGGATAACAAATACACATCCTATCGTTAAAGCATGCTTGAAATTAATGAATATATCAAATTCGCAAGAATTAGCCACTATTATGGCTGCTTCAGGATTAGCTCAGAATTTCTCAGCAATAAGAGCATTATCAAACGAAGGTATTCAAAAGGGACATATGAAACTTCACTCAAAAAATATTGCAATCATCGCAGGAGCTACAAATGACAAAATAGAAATGGTCTCCAGAAAAATGGTCGAAGAGAGAACTGTATCGGTTTCAAGGGCCAAGGAAATTCTAGAATCATTAAAAGAAAAGTAG
- a CDS encoding DegT/DnrJ/EryC1/StrS family aminotransferase translates to MIPINKPWLDDDAKQEVLKVLDENALTSPAKNGGKRVQEFENLLKSYLKVKHVIAVNSGTSAIHASLLSLGVKPGDEVILPSFTFVATANSVIATGAKPVFVDINKNDYTIDVSDIEKKINNNTKAIIPVHLYGHPSDMDEINSIAKDNSLQVVEDSCQSLGSLYDQKQTGTIGNLGCFSFYASKVLTTGEGGAIVTNDDNLYEKLLMIRNHGMIHGYDTQIFGLNMRLPEVSAAIGISQMRKLDRMLKMRKTNAELLFDGLKKFEQKGLLTLPYEPENKKFNWYLFTIGFKENSQRELIKNNLIEEEIGATVYYDPPIHKTPYYSHSDDLSSDTFLSNTVWAWNHVLSLPVHPLITENDINKILKTFENSLQ, encoded by the coding sequence ATGATTCCCATAAATAAGCCGTGGTTGGATGACGATGCTAAACAAGAAGTTTTGAAAGTACTTGATGAAAATGCATTGACTTCTCCTGCTAAGAATGGTGGAAAACGGGTTCAAGAATTTGAGAATCTCTTAAAATCGTATCTTAAAGTGAAGCATGTAATCGCTGTTAATTCGGGAACATCTGCTATACACGCCTCTTTGTTGTCTTTGGGAGTTAAACCAGGCGACGAAGTAATTCTTCCATCCTTTACTTTTGTAGCTACAGCCAATTCAGTTATTGCTACGGGAGCAAAACCTGTTTTTGTCGATATAAACAAGAATGACTACACAATAGACGTTTCAGATATTGAAAAAAAAATTAATAACAACACTAAAGCAATTATTCCAGTTCATCTTTACGGTCATCCTTCTGATATGGATGAGATCAATTCTATTGCAAAAGATAATTCATTACAAGTTGTAGAAGATTCATGTCAATCATTAGGTTCTTTGTATGATCAAAAACAAACTGGTACCATAGGAAATTTGGGTTGTTTTAGTTTTTATGCCAGTAAAGTACTCACGACTGGAGAAGGGGGGGCAATTGTTACTAACGATGACAATCTATATGAAAAATTGCTAATGATAAGAAACCATGGTATGATTCATGGGTATGATACGCAGATATTTGGTCTGAACATGAGGTTACCCGAAGTAAGTGCCGCCATCGGAATATCTCAGATGCGAAAGCTAGACAGGATGCTAAAAATGAGAAAAACAAATGCAGAATTATTGTTTGATGGTTTGAAGAAATTTGAACAAAAAGGCTTACTCACATTGCCTTATGAACCTGAGAATAAAAAATTCAATTGGTATCTCTTTACTATCGGGTTCAAGGAAAATTCTCAACGAGAGTTGATCAAAAATAATCTTATTGAAGAAGAAATTGGTGCTACTGTCTATTATGATCCACCGATACATAAGACTCCTTATTATAGTCACTCCGATGATCTTAGCTCTGATACTTTTCTTTCTAATACCGTTTGGGCTTGGAATCATGTATTGTCATTGCCTGTTCACCCGCTGATAACTGAAAACGATATAAACAAAATTCTAAAAACATTCGAGAATAGTCTACAGTGA
- a CDS encoding PQQ-dependent sugar dehydrogenase, with protein MNKYIVIVIGIIVVIISALTILNTPSDTTILLPSPYAEDRASSVKAIADGLEFPTGLAVLPDKRIVITEQTGKTLIFNSNGSQLNNYEVTGNYFDEGAGLLGLAIHPQFVNNHYLYLYYTYKNNDNQTFNKVIRLQEKNNSLSETETVIDNLPASKLHNGGVLKFGPDGKLYISVGDTTNSELSQNLSSLAGKILRINYDGTTPNDNPFPNSSIYSYGHRNVVGITWDFNNNTMYASEAGRIGNDEINVIKPGENYGWPIEECGNLEESLFINAKFCFTPSIYPAGILISNSTELNYYGKLIVATLKGEHLRSIDPISKDQSSILTGYGKIKDVVEDNNGSLYLITNNRDFFDNAGADKILKIVKNE; from the coding sequence ATGAATAAATATATAGTCATAGTAATTGGAATCATAGTTGTAATAATAAGTGCATTAACAATACTAAATACTCCTTCAGATACAACGATCCTTTTACCTTCACCGTACGCAGAAGATAGGGCATCTTCTGTCAAAGCTATAGCAGATGGTCTAGAGTTTCCCACAGGTCTAGCAGTTTTACCGGATAAAAGAATCGTAATAACAGAACAGACAGGAAAAACATTAATTTTTAATAGTAACGGATCGCAGCTGAATAATTACGAAGTAACTGGTAATTATTTTGATGAAGGCGCAGGACTATTAGGATTAGCAATTCATCCTCAATTCGTTAATAATCACTATTTGTATCTTTATTATACTTATAAAAATAATGATAATCAGACATTCAACAAGGTAATTCGATTACAAGAAAAAAATAACTCACTCAGTGAAACAGAGACAGTAATTGATAACCTACCGGCTTCAAAACTCCATAATGGTGGGGTATTAAAGTTTGGACCGGATGGAAAATTGTACATAAGTGTTGGAGATACTACAAATTCAGAGTTATCTCAGAATTTATCTAGTTTAGCAGGAAAAATACTCCGTATAAACTATGATGGTACCACACCTAATGACAACCCATTCCCTAACTCTTCAATTTATTCATATGGACACCGAAATGTTGTAGGCATTACATGGGATTTTAACAATAATACAATGTATGCTAGTGAAGCTGGCAGGATTGGAAATGACGAAATCAACGTGATCAAACCAGGTGAGAATTATGGCTGGCCAATAGAGGAGTGTGGTAATTTAGAAGAAAGTTTATTCATTAATGCAAAATTCTGTTTTACTCCTTCTATATATCCCGCTGGAATTTTGATAAGCAATTCTACTGAACTAAATTATTATGGAAAATTAATTGTGGCTACTTTAAAAGGGGAACATTTAAGAAGTATTGATCCCATTTCAAAAGATCAATCTTCAATATTAACTGGATATGGTAAAATTAAAGATGTAGTAGAAGATAACAATGGCTCATTATATCTGATAACCAACAATAGAGATTTTTTTGATAACGCTGGTGCCGATAAAATCTTAAAAATAGTTAAAAATGAGTAA
- a CDS encoding SirB1 family protein: MGFEDKIEKDYLKDWKETVIEKVHENDNIVKIAEHVIHIARIIDYPNLKISEYMSIMNEMGKELNSQIKNTKSMRPTHIIEKLNEFFFDDKKFQPNISDYYNPVNNYLNIVLEKRTGIPITLSLIYIHLASYIDFKLHPVNFPSHFLVKYILDEDTDESIVIDPFNNGRIMDDYILQDLLNKAYPRSTISLSNDLMKKTDSSQILIRVLNNLKNGYMEVDDLNKIMKINEMILSLDSSSSEALRDKGIILYRNKEYEQALEILYKYIDLNPEANDIDRILELVKQIRNTLTK; the protein is encoded by the coding sequence TTGGGTTTTGAAGATAAGATAGAGAAAGACTACCTGAAAGATTGGAAAGAGACAGTAATTGAGAAAGTGCATGAAAATGATAACATAGTAAAGATAGCAGAACATGTAATTCATATTGCTAGAATTATCGATTATCCAAACCTGAAAATATCAGAATATATGAGCATTATGAATGAGATGGGAAAAGAGTTAAACTCGCAAATCAAAAATACAAAAAGTATGAGACCAACCCATATTATTGAAAAATTGAATGAATTTTTCTTTGACGATAAAAAATTTCAACCAAATATTAGTGACTATTATAATCCTGTCAATAATTATTTAAACATAGTATTAGAAAAAAGGACAGGAATTCCAATAACTCTATCATTAATCTATATTCACCTTGCTAGTTACATAGATTTTAAACTCCATCCCGTTAATTTTCCATCTCACTTTTTAGTCAAATACATACTAGACGAAGATACGGACGAATCCATAGTAATTGATCCTTTCAACAACGGTAGAATCATGGATGACTATATCTTACAAGATCTTTTGAACAAGGCATATCCCAGATCTACCATTTCTTTGTCTAACGATTTGATGAAGAAGACAGATTCATCACAAATTTTAATCAGAGTTTTAAATAATTTGAAAAATGGATACATGGAAGTGGATGATTTAAACAAAATAATGAAAATAAACGAAATGATTCTCTCCTTGGATAGTTCTAGTTCTGAAGCACTTAGAGACAAGGGTATAATTTTATATAGAAATAAGGAATATGAACAGGCTTTAGAAATACTTTATAAATATATTGATTTGAATCCAGAAGCAAACGATATTGATAGAATATTGGAATTAGTAAAGCAAATTAGAAATACACTTACAAAGTAG
- a CDS encoding M20/M25/M40 family metallo-hydrolase — translation MSSNKLTIDIDTHGLISDLQKLIKIPSVSARKQNLEECAKEIVTMMKRIGIDAELIYFEDDQKNSVPPLVYGEVKSKSNPNGKTLLFYNHYDVQPEEPRDLWEYEPFEGKVEGNLIYGRGASDDKGELVTRLKAIEFFLKQRGDVPMNIKFLIEGEEEIGSNNISKYLKRYNTKFKTDVVIWEFGYIDQEQKPIISLGMKGLLYVELTAQGASRDVHSSLAVLIENPAWRIVQALSTLVDREGNILIKDWFKEVKELSEEESLIVNSEPFDEESFKKEYGISKFINNLSGKRVKSALTCEPTCNISGLNSGYSGQGAKTITPSKAMVKIDFRLVPNMDPGLQFKRLEKHLVENGFDDIKVTLIHGEAAGRTALDNQYVKIIEKSANEIFGDSIISISSAGTGPMYDFIDLLEAPCISIGGTYIFSRIHSPNEFARIDLLEKTTKCMVKIIDNISATVT, via the coding sequence AATAGATATTGATACTCATGGACTGATAAGCGATCTTCAGAAATTGATAAAAATTCCAAGTGTTTCTGCGAGAAAGCAAAATTTGGAAGAGTGTGCCAAAGAGATCGTTACAATGATGAAAAGAATAGGAATCGACGCAGAGTTGATATATTTTGAGGATGATCAGAAGAATTCTGTACCTCCACTAGTTTATGGGGAGGTCAAATCCAAATCAAATCCGAATGGCAAGACCTTATTATTTTATAACCATTACGACGTACAACCAGAAGAACCCAGGGATTTATGGGAATATGAACCGTTTGAAGGTAAAGTAGAAGGCAATCTGATTTATGGAAGAGGTGCTTCCGATGATAAGGGTGAACTTGTAACCAGATTAAAAGCTATAGAATTTTTTCTAAAACAAAGAGGCGATGTTCCAATGAATATAAAGTTTCTAATTGAAGGAGAAGAGGAGATTGGAAGCAATAACATATCAAAATATCTAAAGAGATACAATACAAAATTCAAGACTGATGTGGTTATTTGGGAATTTGGATATATAGATCAGGAACAAAAACCTATTATCAGTTTGGGGATGAAAGGTCTTTTATACGTAGAATTGACGGCACAAGGTGCCTCTAGAGACGTTCATTCTAGTTTAGCTGTTTTGATAGAAAATCCTGCTTGGAGGATTGTCCAAGCATTATCAACATTGGTCGATAGAGAAGGAAATATTTTGATAAAGGATTGGTTTAAAGAAGTTAAAGAATTATCTGAAGAGGAAAGTTTGATTGTAAACAGCGAACCATTTGATGAGGAAAGTTTTAAAAAAGAGTATGGAATCAGCAAATTTATCAATAATCTTAGCGGAAAAAGAGTTAAGAGCGCTTTGACTTGTGAACCAACATGTAACATATCGGGATTAAATTCTGGATATTCAGGACAGGGTGCAAAAACCATAACGCCTTCAAAAGCAATGGTAAAGATTGACTTTCGTTTGGTTCCAAATATGGACCCGGGTCTCCAATTTAAAAGATTAGAGAAACATCTAGTAGAAAACGGATTTGATGATATCAAAGTCACACTTATCCATGGAGAAGCCGCTGGAAGAACTGCATTAGATAACCAGTATGTAAAAATAATTGAAAAATCTGCAAATGAAATTTTTGGAGATTCAATAATATCAATTTCATCTGCAGGTACTGGACCTATGTATGATTTTATTGATTTACTAGAAGCTCCTTGCATTTCAATTGGTGGGACTTATATATTCTCAAGGATACATTCACCTAACGAATTTGCTAGGATCGACCTTCTGGAAAAAACTACTAAATGTATGGTAAAAATCATAGATAATATTTCAGCGACTGTAACATGA